The Monodelphis domestica isolate mMonDom1 chromosome 7, mMonDom1.pri, whole genome shotgun sequence genome window below encodes:
- the LOC103099228 gene encoding cryptic protein isoform X1, which translates to MAWIYHVRRLFLITLVFQVIHLGNGFNEKEKLKGSAEEPINTTAPKQQPPNQNPTWNSTRDLNRSSESPKQFQSRPFIPFIGFKDGTKLCCQNGGTCVLGSFCVCPMHFVGRHCEHDERKSNCGVFAHGDWVYKGCYLCRCIYGKLHCFRDPTLNNCDLNEEFVTLQSNGSRLQYTLYFLLPFSCFLLQWIVLQKSSSLVPWR; encoded by the exons ATGGCCTGGATCTATCATGTCAG GCGTCTTTTCCTCATCACTTTGGTCTTCCAGGTCATCCACTTGGGAAATG GTTTCAATGAAAAAGAGAAACTCAAAGGCAGTGCAGAAGAACCCATCAATACTACAGCCCCCAAACAACAGCCCCCAAATCAGAATCCTACTTGGAACAGCACTAGAGATCTAAACAGGAGTTCTGAGAGCCCCAAACAGTTCCAGTCCAGGCCATTCATCCCATTTATTGGATTTAAAGATG GTACCAAACTCTGCTGTCAAAATGGAGGAACCTGTGTCCTGGGGAGTTTCTGTGTCTGCCCAATGCATTTTGTTGGGCGGCACTGTGAACATGATGAACGGAAAAG TAACTGTGGTGTCTTTGCCCATGGAGATTGGGTATACAAGGGCTGCTACCTCTGTAGATGTATCTATGGGAAGCTGCACTGTTTCAGAGACCCAACATTAAACAACTGTg ATCTGAATGAAGAATTTGTCACGTTACAATCTAATGGATCAAGATTacaatatacattatattttctccttcctttttcttgttttctcctgCAATGGATAGTTCTGCAGAAGTCTTCATCTTTGGTTCCATGGAGGTGA
- the LOC103099228 gene encoding cryptic protein isoform X2, producing MAWIYHVRRLFLITLVFQVIHLGNGFNEKEKLKGSAEEPINTTAPKQQPPNQNPTWNSTRDLNRSSESPKQFQSRPFIPFIGFKDGTKLCCQNGGTCVLGSFCVCPMHFVGRHCEHDERKSNCGVFAHGDWVYKGCYLCRCIYGKLHCFRDPTLNNCDEETVTQRG from the exons ATGGCCTGGATCTATCATGTCAG GCGTCTTTTCCTCATCACTTTGGTCTTCCAGGTCATCCACTTGGGAAATG GTTTCAATGAAAAAGAGAAACTCAAAGGCAGTGCAGAAGAACCCATCAATACTACAGCCCCCAAACAACAGCCCCCAAATCAGAATCCTACTTGGAACAGCACTAGAGATCTAAACAGGAGTTCTGAGAGCCCCAAACAGTTCCAGTCCAGGCCATTCATCCCATTTATTGGATTTAAAGATG GTACCAAACTCTGCTGTCAAAATGGAGGAACCTGTGTCCTGGGGAGTTTCTGTGTCTGCCCAATGCATTTTGTTGGGCGGCACTGTGAACATGATGAACGGAAAAG TAACTGTGGTGTCTTTGCCCATGGAGATTGGGTATACAAGGGCTGCTACCTCTGTAGATGTATCTATGGGAAGCTGCACTGTTTCAGAGACCCAACATTAAACAACTGTg atgaggaaactgtgacacAAAGAGGCTAA
- the LOC103099228 gene encoding cryptic protein isoform X3 gives MAWIYHVRRLFLITLVFQVIHLGNGFNEKEKLKGSAEEPINTTAPKQQPPNQNPTWNSTRDLNRSSESPKQFQSRPFIPFIGFKDGTKLCCQNGGTCVLGSFCVCPMHFVGRHCEHDERKRSE, from the exons ATGGCCTGGATCTATCATGTCAG GCGTCTTTTCCTCATCACTTTGGTCTTCCAGGTCATCCACTTGGGAAATG GTTTCAATGAAAAAGAGAAACTCAAAGGCAGTGCAGAAGAACCCATCAATACTACAGCCCCCAAACAACAGCCCCCAAATCAGAATCCTACTTGGAACAGCACTAGAGATCTAAACAGGAGTTCTGAGAGCCCCAAACAGTTCCAGTCCAGGCCATTCATCCCATTTATTGGATTTAAAGATG GTACCAAACTCTGCTGTCAAAATGGAGGAACCTGTGTCCTGGGGAGTTTCTGTGTCTGCCCAATGCATTTTGTTGGGCGGCACTGTGAACATGATGAACGGAAAAG ATCTGAATGA